From Rhodospirillaceae bacterium, the proteins below share one genomic window:
- a CDS encoding ATP-binding cassette domain-containing protein, translating into MAPPILILRDIDLTFGGIPLLEGAELSVSARDRLCLVGRNGSGKSTLLKIAAGFIEADHGEVFQQPGTHVRYLPQEPDLQGFATTGAYVEAGMGPNDDPYRGRYLLEQLGLDGSEDPKTLSGGEARRAALARVLAPEPDILLLDEPTNHLDLPAIEWLENELKSIRSALVLISHDRRFLENLSKATVWLSQGGAKRLDKGFADFESWRDDIIEQEKLDRHKLDRKLVAENHWLVHGVSARRKRNQGRLRALHDLREQRRNQRQITASVKMTVSEGEVSGKLVGEAKGLTKSYDGVTIIDQFSTRIQRGDRIGLVGPNGAGKTTMLNMLTGVLEPDQGTMRLGVNLEMVTLDQRRESLDPEWTLGDALTGGSGDNVIVGGKPRHVVSYMKDFLFTPNQVKTPINALSGGERGRLMLARAFARESNLLVLDEPTNDLDLETLDLLQEMLANYAGTVLLVSHDRDFLDRVVTSVIVSEGQGRWQEYAGGYSDMIIQQGFKPSVEKQPQSPKSAKSKVTPSNPDQKRKLSYKEKYALENLPAQIESLEGEIEKLHQQMADPSFFATDPENFKLSADKLINAESELATIEEQWLTLELLKSELEGK; encoded by the coding sequence ATGGCCCCACCGATCCTGATATTGCGTGATATCGACCTGACCTTCGGCGGCATTCCCTTGCTGGAAGGGGCGGAATTGTCTGTTTCTGCCCGCGACAGATTGTGCCTGGTCGGCCGCAATGGCTCGGGAAAATCGACATTGCTTAAAATCGCCGCAGGCTTCATCGAAGCCGATCACGGTGAGGTCTTTCAGCAGCCTGGCACCCACGTTCGCTACCTGCCTCAGGAGCCGGACCTGCAGGGTTTCGCAACAACCGGCGCATATGTGGAAGCGGGGATGGGGCCCAACGATGATCCCTACCGGGGCCGTTATCTGCTCGAACAACTGGGATTGGACGGCAGCGAAGATCCAAAGACCTTGTCAGGCGGCGAGGCACGCCGTGCAGCCCTGGCCCGCGTGCTCGCCCCCGAACCCGATATTTTGCTGCTTGATGAACCGACCAACCATCTGGACCTTCCGGCCATTGAATGGCTTGAAAACGAGCTCAAATCGATTCGCTCGGCGCTGGTTTTGATCAGCCATGACCGGCGCTTTCTTGAGAACCTGTCAAAGGCGACGGTGTGGCTTAGCCAGGGCGGGGCCAAAAGGCTTGATAAGGGATTTGCTGATTTTGAATCCTGGCGGGATGATATCATCGAGCAGGAAAAATTGGACCGCCATAAACTTGATCGCAAGCTCGTCGCTGAAAACCACTGGCTGGTACACGGCGTTTCGGCCCGCCGCAAACGCAACCAGGGTCGTCTTCGGGCCCTTCATGATCTTCGCGAGCAACGTCGCAACCAGCGCCAGATTACAGCCTCCGTCAAAATGACGGTGAGCGAGGGCGAGGTTTCGGGCAAGCTGGTCGGCGAAGCAAAGGGTCTGACCAAATCTTATGATGGCGTGACGATTATTGATCAATTCTCGACCCGAATTCAGCGCGGCGACCGAATCGGTCTGGTCGGCCCCAACGGGGCGGGTAAGACGACGATGCTCAATATGCTGACAGGTGTGCTGGAACCCGATCAGGGAACCATGCGTCTAGGCGTTAATCTTGAAATGGTAACGCTGGATCAGCGTCGCGAAAGCCTTGATCCGGAGTGGACCCTGGGCGACGCCCTGACCGGCGGTAGTGGCGATAATGTGATCGTCGGTGGCAAGCCCCGGCATGTGGTGAGCTACATGAAGGACTTCCTGTTTACCCCCAATCAGGTGAAGACACCGATCAATGCCTTATCGGGCGGTGAGCGTGGACGACTGATGCTGGCCCGCGCCTTTGCCCGCGAATCGAATCTTCTGGTGCTCGATGAACCGACCAACGATCTTGATCTTGAAACCCTCGACCTGTTGCAGGAAATGCTCGCCAATTATGCAGGGACCGTTCTGTTGGTTAGCCATGATCGAGATTTTCTCGACCGGGTTGTCACTTCGGTGATCGTTTCCGAAGGCCAGGGGCGCTGGCAGGAATATGCCGGTGGTTACAGTGACATGATTATCCAGCAGGGATTTAAACCCAGCGTGGAAAAACAGCCCCAATCGCCAAAGTCCGCGAAATCAAAAGTGACGCCTTCCAATCCTGATCAAAAGCGCAAGTTATCCTATAAGGAAAAATATGCGCTGGAAAATTTACCGGCTCAAATCGAATCCCTTGAAGGTGAAATTGAAAAATTGCACCAGCAAATGGCGGACCCGTCTTTTTTTGCTACTGACCCGGAAAATTTCAAGCTCAGCGCGGACAAGTTGATAAATGCTGAAAGCGAACTGGCCACTATTGAAGAGCAATGGCTGACGCTGGAATTGCTGAAAAGCGAACTGGAGGGAAAATAA